The stretch of DNA GAGTTTGGTAGTGCTGAtgaagtaaaaaatttttataatatttatgcCTTCAAAACGGGGTTTAGTATCAGAAAGTCTACTCATTACAAATCTAAGAAGTTTGACAATATGATCTCAACCATTGTTTTCACTTGTTCAAAGGAAGGACAACCAAACCAACCAACTTATAAAGGAGATGAAAGTGTAGCTTCAGAAGTAAAGAGCACACCTAAAAAAGAAATGCCTTACAGAAGAACAGGTTGTAAGGCATTTCTAAGGGCACGAATGGTTGAGCAAGGAAAATGGGTGGTATCGAAGTTTCACAATGAGCACAATCATGAGTTAATCGTGAGTCCTTCAAAAAGATCGTTAGGCAAATCGCATAGAAAATTCACAAAAGAGACAAAAGAGAAATAATCATTCAATTGAGGTGAGCAAAATTTTCAACATCTCAATAAGTCTTAATTTGCACAAAAAGGGAGACGACAAAATAATCACTTGTCACACGTAAAGATTTGGCATGAATGAAGTTTCGAAGAGAAATGAGACAGACTTCTTGAATTTGATGTATCTAGTGCCATAACTACTTTCGAGAGCCTACAAAGTAAAGATCACTTTCTCTATTCTAATATTAGTacattaaactaaaaaaaaactactcatgttaaattatttggtaaaattatttagttttttttttttcttcttcttcctcggaACAGGGGAtgctttttcaaaaaaaaaatttgttgtgGGGGgctttaggatttttttttttccaggcgCAGCTTTCAGGCGGGGTTCGCAGCGGGCGGCGGGGCGGCAGGCATGGATGGGTTGCGCGGCAAAGATCTGGCCGGGCGCGGTTTGCAGTGGGCGGCACGGGGGCGGGCATGGGTCGGTCGCGCACGTGCAGGTTTCGCAACGGGCGGCGCTGGGGCGGGCATGGGTGGGTCTTCGCGCGGCAGCGGGCAGCGCAGGGGCGGGCATGGGTGGGTCGCATCGGTGCAGTTTGGGAGGGGCGAGGTGAGGGTGATATTCTAGGAGAGGGGTTTGGGGAGGGAGTTTCTTACCTCTTGAGAAGGCTAATCATCTTCTCCGCTTCGCTAATCGTCTTCTCCGGTGGCGGCGTTCAAAGGGACGGAGAAGCTCCACGATTCCgctggagagggagagggagagatattgggggagaagagaagaggatgAGCATTTTACtgtggagagagaaagagagagagagagggagagagagcctgggagagagaggagaaaagaaaagaagaaatgacaaaagagaggaaagagaaagtTCCGTTAACTTTTTAACCCAGCTAACAGTTGCTTTTCATATTAAAAGTGAAATCAATCTCCACCATCCATCTATCTAGATGGATGGTGGATGGCTTAATAGCACaggggctgctgtgctcttaagagcacagcagcgcCCATActctcataatatatatatatatatatatatatatatatatatatatatactatatatatatatatatatatagagtgaggctgaTACCTATCTATCGGGATAGCACGCGAGCCTTCGCGTGGCTTCCagttcgttttcgatgttgcgacccTTTCGATATCGTTGATGCAGACTCGCGTCGTTCAAACCTTGATCTAGATGTTTGGAGTACCAATAGAAACACAAATTTACGAGGTTATTTTCGATTAATCATTGCCTattgatcgaatgggctcaaatcaacaaaatttCAATGGTTTGATGTGAGCgcccgtttgcaagtttaaacgTGTACGAAATATTGCCAACCATCACgtgaaatatatagaaaattctGTATACTATATAGAAATAAGATCAATCATCTCTGATTTAAccaattttaatgtcatattattaaatattttgctagcatttttattttcagccgttatgATTTGAGCCTCTGTCATAGTCCACGTTACTGGCAAATGATAAATCgtaaaatcaataaattatactatttctaGTTACtccttcaaatactctagattaattTAACCGGGAGCGGATCATGGAATTCGAAAGTCCGGCGAACGGTGGTAAAAACGACGCTGGAACGACAGGAACAGGCtcatgcttccgatagcatagtaagcCTCAactctaatatataatatatattatatatagagagagagagagagagagagagagagagagagagagagagttggactgtgctactattagtagcaaaatttcattgttgctaccagttttttagcttttgggtcaactcttttcatcatttctaaccattggattaaatactataacctagtggggactactcaaccctagggggaccactcaactctaactgactaatatcatcctaatcctacaatttttcatccaatggttaaaaacttgatagcaaaaagagcattttactactaatagtattccagcctaattctatatatatatatatatatatatagtaaaatcaatTAGGGTTCGGATGTGGTAGGGAcaaaatctatatccgaatcAAAATTCGTCGGATTTTCATTTTTGGGTTAATTGTATATaactctctataaatatatcgaatagcagatatattcctacaaagttcaacttttcatatttattcataCAAAAATTgtaacatttttaaatatatttttactgttagaatccgttagagaAATATAATTAATCATAGTAAAATACTTAGCCATCGTTAGTGAATGAGGTAAATTATTCCGTTTACtcatttcatattatttataatggtaaaaaaaaaaaggatgacaATCAGAGAATTTTGGAAGgacatttttatataattctaacagttagaatttttggaggaacatttgtgatgacaaaactGTTATTTCACTTATCTTCTGTTTAAACATAAATAATACTCTAATAGTAACAAACTATAGgggcaaatataaatattactgaATTATTGtagggataaatataaaaaattaaatttttgtaagtatatatttgttattcaatatatttacataGAGTTATATGAATTTAAccctttatattttatactcgTATTTGAATCTATTTCTGTTTAGTATCAGATAAATCTATATCTGTTTAGTATCAGATATATTTACATAGagttatatgaaaaatataaaatatcaaatttaaaatttcaaaatttaaaatattaaaatttaaattttaaaatttaaaatttaaaattatatactttaattttgagagtataaattaaaattttaaattttaaaattttactttttaaatttttaaaataagaataagggtggaaacaattaataaaaataatttattataataaatttaataaattttttaaaaattctacttaaacttaaatttaataaaaagaatttattataatatttaaatataatttattataaattttattataatatttaaatataaataatatgtattaatatagtacaattaataattttataataaaaataatgtattataatatataatatagtatattaatatattttagttttaatttaatttataattttaattaagtttgaaattaaatattcgaatagtactattccaaaaaaatgatgaaatagCAAATTCTATGCTATTTCAGAATAACCGGAAATAGTAAAGTTTGAccgaaataaaatattctagccaaatttcatcccgtttggcagaataataagaataacttttgttatcccTACTTATACTCTGAACCAAACGGGACTTAAATATATTCGCTCTATTTGAATTCgggttcgaataaaatttcggatatggCCGGCGTTGCTTGCGGAGCACGCTTAGGTTGAGAGTCCCAACCAGTTATAAATACGAGTGCGAAGAAGCTCGAgagaaattattaattattaaataaaaataaaagagaaaatataattattaaataaatgaaataataatagattgaattaaaagaaaaaaagaaaatctatcGTCGAAAGAATTAGGAAacactaaccctaaccctatccCCCgcgccatctctctctctctccctctctctgtctcCGATCCTTATCCACCGCTCCGTGTTTAGAGGTTTGAAACCCTAACATTCGatctttacttttacttttcgTCTGTAATTAGGGcaatttttggttttgttttgcaTCAGATTCCTTGTTTTTGTTGGGAAAATCGGGAAGCCTAAAGCttcgatctttttttttttcacctttgttgtttattttgttctcttttttgtgttttgtgaATATTTTGTGAAGTAATTAGGGCAATTTTTGGGTTTATTCTGCATCAGATTCCTTCTTTTTATTGGGAAAATTGGGAACCCTAAAGCTTCGATCTTTTCCTtcgcttttttgtttttttgttccttCTTTTTGGTGTATTCCACAtaaagcttttatttttattggaaaAACCGGGAACAATAAAGCTTCGATCTTCTCCTTTAAACCCTAATTGGAGCAATCTTTGCTTTATTctgcatgaatttttttttatcgggaaatttttgttatttttgttctcgtttttatcttttgttgATCTTGTATGCAGGTGTTGAAGAGCTTTTGTTTTTGGTCCGAGAAATCCTGTAATGGCTACTCGTATGTATCAATCTCCACCTCCATAAAGAATAATCGTTGCTCATATGTTgtgttaaataaaatatttaaattaaatgccGTTCTCGGTGGCTTAAGCTTTTGAAGGATAACAGCTAAAGTAGAATTGTTGCTCATATGTTGTGTTGAATATATTTAAACACTGTTTTCGGtggcttaagcttttggaggaTAACGGTTGTGTTATCTTTGTAGTGGAGTAGAAGATCCTGCCTTCGAGTTCCACCAGACTCATAgtctaatttaatttcctgcCATTTACTTTTTAGTTTGCGTCTTGGGCATATCACAATGTCCCGAGCTCAAATGTGAGTGAGGGTGTCGAATATATAATATGAAAGCAACGTTCTTTGGTAGTTTAAGTTTTTGGATAATAATAGTTTGTTTTACTTGCTTATCAGAGGAGGTGATCCTGCGTTCTAGTTCCACCAGGCTATTAAGTCTAATTTAATTTCCTCtcatcttattttatttaaagttcATTCCTTGTGCCTATCAAAATGCCTCGAGCCTGGATGtaagggggagtgttaaatatatgATATCAAAATACCGTACTCTGGTAGCTTAAGGGTTCGGAGAATAATAGTTCTTTACCTtcgtatcagagcaggaggttctGCTATCGAGTTCCACTAGACTCCTACGTCTAACCATTTTATTTGAGTCCGTGTATTGGgcatatataatatcaaatcATCGTTCTTTGGTAGTTTAAGCTATTGGAGAATATAGTTATGTTACCTTTGTATCAGAGGAGGAGGTTCTATGTCTACTCTAATTTAATTTcctcttatttaatttaagtccacaTCTTGGGCCTATCAAAATGTTTTGAGTCcggacgtgagggggagtgttgaatatataatattaaaataccatTCTCTGATAGCTTAAGTTTTAGGAAaataatggttgtttcacatttGTTAACATGTTGTCTACTtatgattattttttgttatgACTTTAGCATTATGAAAGTTCCTTCTTTAGGGTTTTTCTTTATGGCAGCTTAAGCTTTACTGTGATCGGTAAACTCTTTTGATCTACACAATCAGGCAAAGAAGTGAAATTGTGGATTTGTTCCTTAATTGTTTGAATAATTAACAATACCCCTTTGAATTTTTGGAACTTGAAAATTTACACCTCGCACTCACTTATATTTGGCTTTTTAATGTTAAAATGATTCTGCTGCTCCTAGAAAATATCTTGTAAATATTGTTGATGCCACTTCTCATTACTAATTtccgtgctctctctctctctctctctctctctctctctctctctctctcaccccctCATGTCATTCTATTTGGAAGTTGGATAAGGTTGAGAATTAAAACCTTTGGGGGACAAATCCGCTATTTCTGTACTTTGTAGGGTATAGACGCATTATTGCATTTGGCCATTGGCTATTCCGAAACTGATTTAACTTATACCTGATGAATATCTTGTTTGTCCATAAATAGTtttaagggtaaattgcattgttaccccctgaacttttggcgaagttttaCTTTATccctcgaacttctaaaatggacatctaaccccctaaactctaatatttcgttcatgttactcCTTCcatcagttttccgtcaagttTCGTTAaaggaaactgacggaaggggtaaaatgaatgaaatattagagtttagggtgttagatgtctattttaggagtccggggggttaagtgaaactcgccaaaagttcaaggggtaacaatgcaatttacccaaatttttactataaattatttttatattaaaaatttctaattggctgaaatgaagtacaaaaattttatttaagtgtattttatagaacaatggttctaaagataaaagggacaaacgagtactacagaaaattaactgagaattaaaatctctatatccgagtgaggacacttattgtaaatcaaccatattagcgagtataCCAGGatagtagagtgttcgagcatcataggtagttagtatcgctctttttttatctttaagccactctaattcatttctttcacttttattttattacaataaaatgtaggataaattatggtatgatttattttaggataaaaaatatatataaattcaaaatcaagaatgatcactaacttgaggattagtagtcaatccataagtaacatattataataaaataatttatagtcaagagtcccctacggagtaaattgcactactacctcctgaatttttggcgagtttcacttaaccccccaaacttctaaaatagacatctaacaccctaaactctaatatttcatttgtTTTACCCCTTtcgtcagtttccggttaacggagcttgaaggaaaactgacggaaggagtaacatgaacgaaatattagagtttagggggttagatgtcgattttaggagttcgaggggtaaagtgaaacttcgccaaaagttcaggggggaacaatgcaatttacccataGTTTTAACAACATTTGCAAACTTAATCTAGCTGCAatatttgtacattatattggaatgtcaaaatattatttaatgaGAGGAAAATTCGCATGGGCCTCTGCAGGACTTCAGTTTGAGAATTCTTGCGAAGTTGGGGTCTTCTCGAAGCTCACAAATGCTTACTGCTTGGTCGCAATTGGAGGATCGGAAAGTTTTTATAGGTACGTTTGATGTGAACTCCGGAGATTTTTTGAGTCATCTCTGATACGCACTTTTCCGTTGGTTTGTAATTGTCATCCATGACTAAATTGCAGCACCTTCGAGGCTGAGCTCGCTGATGTTATCCCTGTCGTTAAAACATCGATAGGCGGAACCAGAATTATCGGGAGACTCTGTGCTGGTCAGTATTCTGGGGGCCACTTTAGCTAGATGAGCGCACTATTATGTGTCTCATCTCATGATTGcttactttattttttcttttttgacatAGGAAACAAGAAAGGGCTTCTTTTGCCGCATACAACCACCGACCAAGGTATGCATCCTGCGAAACTACTATAAATATCTTctccctcatttttttttacattaattcAAGAAGGCATGTTTTGCTGATGCTATACTAGTGTAAAACTATAACTGGTTTTGTATTGTCGATTGTATGTTTAATCTTGATATTAGAATCAGGATCCTTCCAGTATTCAGGACTAGAATTTTAGTATGAGCTGAACTGCCACGGCCTCTAACTTTGAAGCTCTTTTGCCCTGGCCTAAAAGTTTCAATCTGTATATCTTCTCTTCTTGAGCAAATTTTCTGAGCAAGGCTAGCCCTTTTAAGGGTCCGCTTGTATTGTTCCTAACAGTTTTACTACAGTACTATCAAATTACCTTTTTAAGGCACTTTTAGATGGCATAAGGTAATATGAGCTAGAGGTTGTTTAGCAGGATGTAGTTataaatacaacataatttGAGATGCATGCAATTGAAAAATCCAGGAATTACGTGTATGTTTAACCCGTCTGGTAGTGTATGGTTGAGAACGATGCGACCACAAATATAATGTTTGGTTTCATGCACTTGAAAGATCCGTTTGCAgatcttattattttatatgaatgTTGGTGCGATTGCCACCAGagggggattttttttttctactttgaGAGATGATTGGGTTTGGTTAGGTTCTCTCTAGAATAGAGTTACTCTTTAACGTTCCAACTACATCTAATTTGGATGCATGTCGAAATGCAGTAGTTGGGCCTTCATGTGCAGgtccaaatttaatttattacgaCGACAGCAAACCAAGCTGATTTGTTTCCCTGCAGTTGCATCTGCATTGTAACTTGAAACGCAGCAAACCCAAACAACCCCTGAGTGAAGATCTTATCTGTATGCATTATGAGATAGTCGAATGCTGTTCCTTCAGATTTTAGTTGCTGATCCTCAGCAGTCAAATTTTGATGTCGTGCTTGAACAGTTGAGCGAAGAACTTTGTGGCATTGCAATCATGAACGATGGAAATACTTTAGCGTGTAAATGccttttagaattaaatttatcgTCCTTCTGAGCATTAGCCTAAAAGTTACATTCAATTAAGTCAACTTGTGTGCGTACTTAATGAGTAAAAGAAAGTGCACTGTTACACTTTCTTTGTTCGTCGTAACTTGCTGGATTTTTACATTTTAGCTTAGTCAACTGAAGGGCCAGAGATTGAGAAATACAATTGAGCCTCTGTAGCATCTGAGGAACTGTGTACCTGATGAATAACGGCACTTTGTTTTCGTGTTCTTTTTTTAGAGCTTCACCATCTGAGGAACTGTTTACCTGACGAAGTGGTCGTTCAACGAATCGACGAGAAGCTATCCGCTTTGGGCAACTGCATAGCTTGTAACGACCATGTTGCTCTCACACACCCTGATTTGGACAGGGTAAGTCGATTTTCTCCTAGCTATCTATTGGCTCTGACACTGAGAAGCAAaaggtttttttaaaattattatttattaaattgtgTCTAGGTATTTTATCTGCATGATAAGGCCTAGAATGAGATCACATGATGATTTCAATTTGCACTCTATGACATTTGGATGTATATTATTATCATCTCCTCAAAACTATAAAATTCCGTCGTTCTGCCTTCTTCATTAATAAGTGTTCTCAGCGGATTAAAAATATAGGTTTCAGAATTTCAAGGGGGCAATATGCTTATTTCTCGAGGGTTAGGAACCGCTTTTGTCGCTAAATTTAGGTAATTGCTTATTTCATCGCTTCATCTTCCTTTCGTCGTATGACAGGAAACTGAAGAGCTTATCTCAGATGTACTGGGAGTCGAAGTATTCCGACAAACCATTGCTGGGAACATCCTTGTCGGCAGTTACTGTATGATTTCTAACCGAGGCGGCTTGGTAAGTCTCTAATACGTAGCGCCTCTTTAGCCGGCCGGCTTCTGAAGTAGCTTCTCTACTGTAGTTGTGGCACGAAGCTAAAATAAGCTTTTATTGCCTCTAAAAGTAAAAGCTCCAACTCTAAGCTTCTGCTTGTAGCCACTTTTGATTGGAAAAACTGTTGGTGCTTTTCTGAGTAGTTCCTACCCAAAAAGCAAATTTTCAGACCAAGCAAACCCTAATGACCGTGACCGAAACATAATGACTTTTTCCTCCTGGACTGTAAAACTGGCCAGGTCCATCCACACACGTCCATCGAGGATCTCGACGAGCTCTCGACGCTCCTCCAAGTGCCCCTCGTTGCGGGGACTGTGAACAGGGGCAGCGAGGTCGTCGCCGCCGGCATGGCCGTGAACGACTGGACGGCTTTCTGCGGGTCGGACACGACGGCTACCGAGCTCTCCGTCGTCGAGAGCGTCTTCAAGCTGCGAGAAGGGCAGCCGACCGCGATAGTCGACGAGATGCGCAAGTCTCTCATCGACAGCTACGTCTAAATGCGATACTCTCGCGACTATCCAGCGATTTCTCTTTGTCAACCTTATAATATCCGGCTAGCACTCGCCACCCGGCCTTACTCTGTTGATATCAGGTGATATCTAAAAAGCGCGGGAGCTTCGACTCGACGTGTCGTTAACTTGGCCGTGGTTATTATCTTCGGAATATAATGCGTGCAGTTTTATGTATTTCCTGAGGTTCTGATGAATGGTAATTTCTCGAAATGATGTTTGAAACTGgagctttctttttttgcatGCTTTTTGGGCCTTTTCCTTCTCATAGTAATGTTTGTTTATTtacagctctctctctctctctgaagcTTCTTTCATGCTAGGGCATAAAACTATGCTTATAATTAtcacattttctttattttatcttagatgttttttttttttcatattgtcACAGAGCTGAAAAAATCAAGGctcttttcatatttatatgtgACAGAATTATTAAATactttatgattatttttttaaacagtaTATAACATTATACCCTAATTTTCTTGATGGGCTTTGGGTTAGGGACGTGGATTATTAAGAATTCGAACCCGCGCCCGAATCTGACTATCTTATCCAGAACTCGTATAATTCGGCggatttaaaaaattcatatccaaatgcaaattcaacaaaaaaatctgaaatttgaacTCAGCAtgaatttgaatctaaaaaattctctctttacaatatttcaaaatatattatattaaatttaaattcttaatatatatataaaaaataattttgggttgggttggatacaatcaaaatccatacctGAATTCAAATATGCcgagtttttgtttttgatatctatatccgaaattatatttatttagtatttgAATAATTTCATTCTGTTTGAATTCagatttagataaaatttaggTATACGTGTCCATGTGACATCCCTAGTTGTTGTGGTGCACCTTTTGAAAGGTTCTGTTTATTAGTTGCTAAAAGTCGCGCTCCGTCTCTGAGCTCGTCCGCCACTAGGGTTTATCTAGGGTTTACAAGCGGAGCTCTCTTCTCCAaaccctcctccccctcctcctcctcctcctcctcccaccgCGAACCAATCCATGGAGACGAAACCCTCGACAGCAACCGCCGCTACCACCATAGTGgtcgacgaagaagaggaggaagaagaagaggatgcgGCCGAAGCATGGGGCGATTGGGAATCGGGGGCGGAAGAAGACGGAGGCGACTCATCCCCCAATTTCCTCTGCTTGTTCTGCGGCTCGCGATTCGATTCCACTGCTTCTCTGTTCAAGCACTGTAGTGTTGATCACGCCTTCGATTTCTATGGTGTTGTTAGGGATATGGGGTTGGATTTCTACGGCTCGATCAAGCTCATCAATTATGTCCGATCCCAGGtttgtgttttcttttgtgttttttttgttCTGATTGTTGGATTTGATCATTTCCTGTGTAAAAGTTCGTTGTTTACCCTCTCAAATTTCGATTTAAGTTAGTTTTATCAGAAAATTTTGGAATGATGTTCAATTTAACGGTGATTTTGTTAGGATTAACTGCACTGTATCGCATCTGTTTAATTTTAACGAATCCTTAATTCAATCTAGGATTACAATTCAATAGGGAAAGGACAATGTTGGAGAGCCTCTTTCAAATGGGATATAGTGGAATGGTTTTCCATACATTTCAACCCTAAAATAGTCCTATAATAGTTGAACTATGATAAGTTGGGAATTTAGTCACTGAACATTCACTTTGGCCCCGCATGGTATTGAGGCTTATCTAACGTTAGTCGGCAAAACGGAGTTGGGGCCCAA from Ananas comosus cultivar F153 linkage group 18, ASM154086v1, whole genome shotgun sequence encodes:
- the LOC109724247 gene encoding eukaryotic translation initiation factor 6-2 gives rise to the protein MATRLQFENSCEVGVFSKLTNAYCLVAIGGSESFYSTFEAELADVIPVVKTSIGGTRIIGRLCAGNKKGLLLPHTTTDQELHHLRNCLPDEVVVQRIDEKLSALGNCIACNDHVALTHPDLDRETEELISDVLGVEVFRQTIAGNILVGSYCMISNRGGLVHPHTSIEDLDELSTLLQVPLVAGTVNRGSEVVAAGMAVNDWTAFCGSDTTATELSVVESVFKLREGQPTAIVDEMRKSLIDSYV